One Thalassotalea sediminis DNA segment encodes these proteins:
- a CDS encoding HD domain-containing phosphohydrolase, translating to MSKFIFKEEAPENSINERTTASDKVWRILVVDDDESVHQITRLVLGDSIIEGRNLEIVSAFSAIEARQVLAEDDDFCMAFVDVVMETDHAGLELVEWIRKVKKNQAIRLILRTGQAGSAPEAKVIKEFDINDYKEKTDFTAGKMTTTVYAGIRAYRDIMTIQRSLDAFKQLIQSTHDLLRINQFRPFGSAALNHLLTLMDVESSALYIARSQREFDHPSTNLIIACTGKYVVESDSLDTSEIDESVKLLIQKAFDEKKHFYENQCFVGYYETSASASSVLYIEFEDDAEHFRSNLAELFATNVALILESLTKQHELESTQKELLCIVGEAIERKSQKASAHVQRVAAICELIATKLNMEEKFVAAIKIAAPLHDIGKVAIPEKILQKPEQLDEHEWQLMKSHTVVGSDLLERSKAKISRIGARMAKYHHENWDGTGYPDGLAGEDIPLEARIMAIADVFDSLGTDRVYQKQWQNEDILNFLKAERGKKFQPELVDIFVNCFDEFAKIKRDIPD from the coding sequence ATGTCTAAATTTATTTTTAAGGAAGAAGCACCAGAAAATTCAATCAATGAGCGCACGACAGCTAGTGACAAAGTTTGGCGTATTTTGGTTGTCGATGACGATGAATCTGTACACCAAATTACCAGGTTAGTGCTTGGTGATTCAATTATTGAAGGGCGAAACCTTGAAATCGTTTCGGCTTTTTCTGCTATAGAAGCGAGACAAGTGTTAGCAGAAGATGACGATTTTTGTATGGCGTTCGTCGATGTTGTAATGGAAACCGATCATGCGGGCTTAGAATTAGTAGAATGGATTCGCAAAGTTAAGAAAAATCAAGCGATTAGATTAATCTTGCGGACAGGACAGGCGGGTAGTGCGCCAGAAGCTAAGGTGATCAAAGAATTTGATATAAATGATTATAAAGAAAAAACTGATTTTACTGCGGGAAAAATGACAACAACGGTGTATGCGGGCATTCGCGCCTATCGCGATATTATGACCATACAACGCAGTTTAGATGCATTTAAGCAATTGATTCAATCGACGCATGACTTATTACGAATAAATCAATTTAGACCATTTGGTTCTGCTGCATTGAATCATTTATTGACCTTAATGGATGTGGAAAGCTCGGCACTATATATTGCACGAAGTCAGAGAGAGTTTGATCATCCAAGTACTAATCTCATTATTGCGTGTACGGGAAAGTACGTTGTGGAATCTGATAGTTTAGACACTTCAGAAATTGATGAATCGGTTAAGCTTTTAATACAAAAAGCGTTTGATGAGAAAAAGCATTTTTATGAGAATCAGTGCTTTGTTGGCTATTATGAAACATCTGCTAGCGCATCTTCGGTGCTATATATTGAATTCGAAGACGACGCTGAGCATTTTCGTTCTAATTTAGCCGAGTTGTTTGCTACTAATGTCGCACTTATTTTAGAAAGCTTGACCAAGCAACATGAATTAGAATCTACGCAAAAAGAACTGCTATGTATAGTTGGTGAAGCTATTGAAAGAAAGTCACAAAAAGCTAGTGCACACGTTCAACGAGTTGCAGCGATTTGTGAATTGATAGCCACAAAGTTAAACATGGAAGAAAAGTTTGTTGCGGCGATTAAAATAGCGGCACCGTTACATGATATTGGTAAAGTGGCTATCCCTGAAAAAATACTGCAAAAACCTGAACAACTTGACGAACACGAATGGCAGCTAATGAAAAGTCACACTGTCGTTGGCAGTGATCTTCTTGAACGATCTAAAGCGAAAATTTCACGTATTGGTGCTCGCATGGCGAAATACCATCATGAAAATTGGGATGGAACAGGCTATCCTGATGGCTTGGCAGGCGAAGATATCCCACTTGAAGCAAGAATTATGGCGATAGCTGATGTCTTTGATTCATTAGGTACAGATCGTGTGTATCAAAAGCAGTGGCAAAATGAGGATATACTCAACTTTTTAAAAGCTGAGCGTGGAAAGAAGTTTCAACCTGAATTGGTAGATATCTTTGTTAATTGCTTTGATGAGTTTGCTAAGATCAAACGAGATATTCCAGACTAA
- the add gene encoding adenosine deaminase, with protein MINPTLPLVDLHRHLDGNIRPKTIWQLAQQHNISLPEDSYDNFISHVQIQESEPDLLAFLKKLDWGVAVLKSLEDCQRVAYENVEDLVMAGIDYAELRFSPYYMAMTNKLPLEGVIEAVVDGINKGKQAFNVDVNLIGIMSRTFGQQICMQELDAIMACKKHFVAIDLAGDELNYPGTMFTEHFNKIKQTDLQVTVHAGEAAGSESIWQAIQQLGATRIGHGVACQHDENLLDYLITHNIAIESCLTSNYQTGTIQDLKKHPLPMFLERGILVTLNTDDPAVENTELIAEYKLANTLFNLQTQEITTIQQNGVNASFLSTTEKQSLLNKSMFNHQRTKE; from the coding sequence ATGATAAACCCTACGCTACCGTTAGTAGATCTCCATCGTCACTTAGATGGCAATATCCGCCCTAAAACTATTTGGCAACTTGCACAACAACATAATATTTCGTTGCCCGAAGATAGCTATGACAATTTTATTTCACATGTGCAAATTCAAGAATCTGAACCAGATTTACTTGCCTTTTTGAAGAAACTCGATTGGGGGGTTGCCGTGCTTAAGAGCTTAGAAGACTGCCAACGAGTTGCTTATGAAAATGTAGAAGATTTAGTAATGGCAGGTATAGATTACGCAGAACTAAGGTTTTCACCTTACTATATGGCGATGACAAACAAGCTACCACTAGAAGGCGTGATTGAAGCTGTAGTAGATGGTATCAATAAAGGTAAACAAGCCTTTAATGTCGATGTAAACCTTATCGGTATCATGAGCCGAACATTTGGCCAACAAATATGCATGCAAGAACTCGATGCAATTATGGCTTGTAAAAAGCATTTTGTTGCCATTGATCTTGCTGGTGATGAATTAAACTATCCCGGCACTATGTTTACTGAACACTTCAATAAAATAAAGCAAACTGACCTGCAAGTAACAGTGCATGCTGGTGAAGCAGCAGGAAGTGAAAGTATTTGGCAAGCAATACAACAATTAGGTGCAACACGCATCGGCCATGGGGTTGCGTGTCAGCACGACGAGAATCTTCTCGACTACCTTATTACGCACAATATTGCGATTGAGTCGTGTTTAACGTCAAATTATCAAACAGGCACTATACAAGATCTGAAAAAGCACCCTTTACCTATGTTTTTAGAGCGTGGCATTTTAGTCACATTAAATACCGATGATCCAGCAGTTGAAAATACCGAGTTAATCGCGGAATATAAACTAGCAAATACATTGTTTAATTTGCAAACACAAGAAATAACAACAATACAACAAAATGGTGTTAACGCGAGCTTTTTATCAACGACTGAAAAACAATCGTTATTAAATAAGTCTATGTTTAATCACCAACGCACTAAGGAATAA
- the deoD gene encoding purine-nucleoside phosphorylase, whose product MTTPHIEANPGDFAKTVLMPGDPLRAKFIAENFLENAKCITRVRNMLGFTGTYKGKEISVMGSGMGIPSISIYATELYKDYGVENIIRIGSCGAVRDDIKVRDVIIGMSASTDSNVNRQRFNQCDFAASADFSLLQKVVNTADKLGKPIHVGNVFTADLFYTPQPEMFTTMENMGVLAVEMEAAGLYGVAAEYGKKALAVFTVSDHIKTGEQTTADERENTFKDMMELTLESIL is encoded by the coding sequence ATGACAACTCCTCACATAGAAGCCAATCCAGGCGATTTTGCAAAAACGGTATTAATGCCCGGTGATCCACTTAGAGCAAAGTTTATTGCTGAAAATTTTCTTGAAAACGCGAAGTGTATAACCCGCGTTAGAAACATGCTCGGGTTCACTGGTACCTATAAAGGCAAAGAAATTTCGGTTATGGGTTCAGGCATGGGGATCCCATCGATCTCAATTTATGCTACAGAATTATATAAAGACTATGGTGTTGAAAATATTATTCGTATTGGCTCCTGTGGTGCCGTTCGAGATGACATCAAAGTTCGTGACGTAATTATCGGTATGTCGGCGAGTACAGATTCAAATGTAAACCGACAACGATTTAACCAATGCGACTTCGCTGCTAGTGCTGACTTTTCATTATTACAAAAAGTGGTGAACACGGCAGACAAGTTAGGCAAACCTATTCATGTAGGCAATGTGTTTACGGCGGATTTATTTTACACACCGCAACCAGAGATGTTTACCACAATGGAAAATATGGGAGTACTCGCCGTTGAAATGGAAGCGGCTGGTCTTTATGGCGTTGCAGCTGAGTACGGCAAAAAAGCGCTTGCAGTTTTTACTGTTAGTGATCATATCAAAACAGGTGAGCAAACAACGGCGGACGAAAGAGAAAACACCTTTAAAGACATGATGGAACTGACACTAGAAAGTATTTTATAG
- a CDS encoding EAL domain-containing protein: protein MTKFITQLSYSVRTVFILTMVLTLAIILYQFSNNLSRLTNEHNNDNTNVKFQYFIDNDNAMSFEQIRENIHQFKHVKGSEIPFALKDQTYWLIVSIENVQENQKPYVLYVDNKLLDVFNVYRMVNETSIEKIISVPSLLNQAYPHIDIDMSTKRKQAFLVQLRTDGPPNMPIQLIQKTAFTQHVLFAQLLYGAFIGVILLMALYNFVLYFAVKDKVYLLYIGYLISAFFIMSSITGFGYFMFNIALNQLIDKYLVILHFLLVFFLLSFTLFFLRYERSKGLWYRITMLSCGILMVLAVFSLTLDQIQQATLFFAIQPAVLLLALTLLLKQINTNFSWAKYYLASWVPLIIGAAIQPAVLLNFINYSFLTSNAFLIAMILEVSFMAFALAERMKRNEQDKIENIAYHLSSGIPRKSNIEGAINTLALNKSRDFSVIIIKPEHIEKVTLYINDDMNTALFKRLYKKLSSLFNYNDAVVPLTDKNEKLCLINNTSLAFILDNTINEQPLETLVQSIQQIVFENFHLTNLQLPLGAVIGISTHPSHGNKSHQLLNRALIATKNAENSVEKWAQYADNANDTTNYLFKLSNDLKQAIEHDTLALYHQPQVDLRTLRVCSSECLLRWQHPEEGFIPPSIFVPIAEDMGLIHELTFWVIKKALTQQKYLMDTHGFNHLVSINISGKDICSKGFLAKTLAIIESCDVATDKIIFELTESASFTDNDFAMHVIEQLTELGITISIDDFGTGYSSMSQISHLPFQELKVDREFVENINQDKKRLVIAEATVKMAKGLGLEVVAEGINSEQDEETLRQFGCDIGQGYYYAKPMSLEEYEQWLLSLVNGRVKQPLDGEYIPAAK, encoded by the coding sequence ATGACAAAGTTTATCACCCAGCTGTCGTATTCAGTACGTACCGTTTTTATCTTAACTATGGTGCTTACCTTAGCCATCATTTTATACCAGTTTAGTAATAATTTAAGTCGTTTAACCAATGAACACAATAACGACAATACTAATGTGAAATTTCAATACTTTATTGATAATGATAATGCAATGTCATTTGAACAAATCCGTGAAAACATTCACCAGTTTAAGCACGTGAAAGGATCAGAAATTCCATTTGCCTTAAAAGACCAAACCTATTGGCTTATCGTATCAATTGAAAATGTACAAGAAAATCAAAAGCCATATGTGTTGTATGTCGATAATAAATTACTTGATGTATTCAACGTGTATCGAATGGTAAATGAAACGTCTATTGAAAAAATAATATCAGTACCATCTTTGCTTAATCAGGCCTATCCACATATTGATATCGATATGTCGACAAAGCGTAAACAAGCATTTTTAGTACAATTACGTACTGATGGTCCCCCTAATATGCCGATACAGTTAATTCAAAAAACAGCGTTTACACAACATGTACTCTTTGCACAGTTGCTCTATGGCGCTTTTATTGGTGTAATACTTTTAATGGCGCTGTATAACTTCGTGCTTTACTTTGCGGTCAAAGACAAAGTGTATTTGTTATATATCGGCTACTTAATCTCTGCATTTTTTATCATGTCGAGTATTACTGGTTTTGGCTATTTCATGTTTAACATTGCACTCAATCAGTTGATTGATAAATACCTTGTCATTTTACATTTCTTGTTAGTCTTCTTTTTACTGTCATTCACACTTTTTTTCTTACGTTATGAACGCAGCAAAGGGCTTTGGTATCGCATTACAATGCTCTCTTGCGGGATACTAATGGTACTTGCGGTATTCTCATTAACACTCGACCAAATACAACAAGCAACATTATTTTTTGCAATTCAACCCGCGGTATTACTGTTAGCGTTAACCTTGTTATTAAAACAAATAAATACTAACTTTTCGTGGGCTAAGTATTACTTAGCATCTTGGGTCCCCTTAATCATTGGTGCAGCGATACAACCCGCGGTACTATTAAACTTTATCAATTATTCGTTTTTGACGAGTAATGCTTTTTTAATTGCGATGATCTTAGAAGTTTCATTTATGGCCTTTGCACTCGCAGAAAGAATGAAACGTAATGAACAAGATAAAATTGAAAACATTGCCTATCACCTATCGAGTGGTATTCCTAGAAAATCAAACATTGAGGGTGCTATTAACACCTTAGCGCTAAACAAAAGCCGTGACTTTAGCGTCATCATTATAAAACCAGAGCATATTGAGAAAGTTACCCTATATATAAACGACGATATGAATACAGCGCTTTTTAAACGGCTCTATAAAAAACTCTCTTCGTTATTTAATTATAATGACGCCGTAGTGCCACTGACAGATAAGAACGAAAAACTGTGCTTAATAAACAATACCAGTTTAGCCTTTATTCTTGATAACACGATCAATGAGCAACCACTTGAAACATTAGTACAATCGATTCAACAAATTGTCTTTGAAAACTTTCACTTAACTAATTTACAATTACCACTCGGCGCTGTTATCGGTATATCTACTCATCCAAGCCATGGCAATAAAAGCCATCAACTTTTAAATAGAGCACTCATTGCAACAAAAAATGCAGAAAACAGTGTGGAAAAATGGGCGCAATACGCAGACAATGCTAACGACACCACCAACTATCTCTTCAAGCTATCTAATGATTTAAAGCAAGCAATTGAGCATGATACTTTAGCCTTATACCACCAACCGCAGGTAGACTTAAGAACGTTAAGAGTATGTAGTAGTGAATGCCTATTAAGATGGCAGCATCCTGAAGAAGGCTTTATTCCACCATCAATTTTTGTGCCTATCGCAGAAGATATGGGCTTAATACATGAGCTCACTTTTTGGGTCATTAAAAAAGCATTAACGCAACAAAAATACTTAATGGATACCCATGGATTTAATCATTTAGTATCAATAAATATTAGTGGCAAAGACATTTGTTCAAAAGGTTTCTTGGCAAAAACACTCGCAATTATTGAATCATGTGACGTTGCGACTGACAAAATTATCTTCGAACTTACGGAGTCAGCAAGCTTTACTGATAACGACTTCGCAATGCATGTGATAGAGCAACTTACAGAGCTTGGCATAACCATAAGTATCGACGACTTTGGTACAGGATACTCCTCAATGTCACAGATCAGTCACTTACCATTTCAGGAGTTGAAAGTAGATCGGGAGTTTGTAGAAAACATTAACCAAGACAAAAAACGACTCGTCATTGCAGAAGCCACAGTTAAGATGGCTAAAGGATTAGGTTTAGAAGTTGTAGCGGAAGGCATAAACAGTGAGCAAGACGAAGAAACACTAAGGCAATTTGGTTGTGATATTGGTCAAGGTTATTACTACGCAAAACCAATGTCATTAGAAGAGTATGAACAATGGCTATTATCATTAGTCAACGGTCGTGTTAAACAGCCACTAGACGGTGAATATATTCCCGCCGCTAAATAA
- a CDS encoding low molecular weight protein-tyrosine-phosphatase yields the protein MTEHIVYKDIKRILFVCMGNICRSPTAEAVFRDKATQNKLTVSLDSAGTIGSHAREKPDHRAQKAGNSRGYKFDNIRARKVTVEDFADFDIILAMDEQNLRDLKKLAPAGYHDKIHLFLQYAENFEDMEVPDPYYGGARGFKYVLDLVEDASDGLIKKMKAKS from the coding sequence ATGACAGAGCATATCGTTTATAAGGATATAAAGCGTATTTTATTCGTTTGTATGGGCAACATATGTCGCTCGCCTACGGCAGAAGCGGTATTTCGCGATAAAGCGACTCAAAACAAATTAACAGTGAGTTTAGATTCAGCAGGAACTATTGGTTCACATGCTAGAGAAAAACCAGATCATCGCGCGCAAAAGGCGGGAAATTCCCGTGGCTATAAATTCGATAATATACGGGCGAGAAAAGTCACCGTGGAGGACTTTGCTGACTTTGATATTATTTTAGCAATGGATGAACAGAATTTACGAGATTTGAAAAAACTAGCTCCTGCTGGTTATCACGATAAAATACACTTGTTTTTGCAATACGCTGAAAACTTTGAAGATATGGAAGTACCAGATCCATATTATGGTGGCGCCAGAGGGTTTAAGTATGTTCTTGATCTTGTTGAAGATGCGAGTGATGGACTTATTAAGAAAATGAAGGCAAAAAGCTAA
- a CDS encoding acetolactate synthase 3 large subunit: MATQTYTGAEMVVKALSALNVKYVFGYPGGSVLDIYDAIFQQEDVEHILVRHEQAATHMADGFARATGEVGYVLATSGPGATNCVTGIATAYMDSIPMVVLAGQVPTNLIGDDAFQETDIVGCSRPIVKHSFNCRNLSEIPNIIAKAHYIAQSGRPGPVVVELPKDILVPQNKASFHIETDVKLRSYNPTKKGHPKQIKKAIKAITEAQRLVIYSGGGIVLADASALLTKLVEKLNAPCTNTLMGLGGLSGTHDNFIGMLGMHGSLEANKAMANADVILALGARFDDRVTNNVKKFCPDAKIVHVDIDPTSISKTINAHIPVVGLIDIVIEQLLEELDAVNFVPDQQINDDWWQKINQWRSHDSVSYQQDEGKIKPQRVIEEMYEITKGEAYICSDVGQHQMFAAQYYPFAKPRQWINSGGLGTMGFGLPAAMGVKLAFPESHVVCVTGDGSIQMNIQELSTCLQYRLPVVIVSLNNRSLGMVRQWQDMIYGGRHSSSYMESLPDFVKLAEAYGHVGIQINQLSELNEKLTEAFEIKDRLVFVDILVDELEHVYPMQIRHGAVDDMWLRKGVKA, from the coding sequence ATGGCGACACAAACGTATACAGGTGCTGAAATGGTTGTTAAGGCGCTATCAGCACTTAACGTAAAATACGTATTTGGCTACCCCGGTGGTTCAGTACTCGATATTTACGATGCTATTTTTCAGCAGGAAGATGTCGAACATATACTTGTTAGACATGAGCAAGCAGCAACTCACATGGCTGATGGTTTTGCCAGGGCAACAGGCGAAGTTGGGTATGTACTTGCCACGTCTGGCCCTGGTGCAACAAATTGTGTAACAGGTATTGCAACAGCTTATATGGATTCTATACCAATGGTGGTTCTAGCCGGTCAAGTACCCACTAACCTGATCGGCGATGATGCCTTTCAAGAAACAGATATTGTTGGTTGCTCACGCCCGATCGTCAAACATAGTTTTAATTGTAGAAATTTATCAGAAATTCCAAATATTATCGCAAAAGCGCACTATATAGCCCAGTCAGGGCGCCCAGGTCCTGTGGTGGTGGAACTACCTAAAGATATTTTGGTACCGCAAAATAAAGCCTCTTTCCATATCGAAACAGATGTCAAATTGCGCTCTTACAACCCAACCAAAAAAGGTCACCCTAAACAAATTAAAAAGGCGATTAAAGCGATCACTGAGGCACAACGTTTAGTTATTTATTCAGGTGGAGGTATAGTACTGGCGGATGCATCAGCGTTATTAACGAAATTAGTTGAGAAGTTAAATGCGCCCTGCACTAATACGCTTATGGGGTTAGGTGGTTTATCTGGCACACACGATAATTTTATTGGTATGTTAGGTATGCATGGTAGTTTGGAGGCTAACAAAGCCATGGCAAATGCTGATGTTATATTAGCGTTAGGTGCACGATTTGATGATCGAGTAACAAATAATGTTAAAAAGTTTTGTCCTGACGCAAAAATAGTACATGTAGATATAGATCCTACCTCTATTTCTAAAACCATCAATGCGCATATTCCTGTTGTCGGATTAATTGATATCGTTATAGAACAGTTACTCGAAGAATTAGACGCGGTAAATTTTGTCCCTGATCAGCAAATTAACGATGATTGGTGGCAAAAAATTAATCAATGGCGCTCACATGATAGTGTTAGTTATCAGCAAGATGAAGGCAAAATAAAACCACAGCGTGTAATTGAGGAGATGTACGAAATTACAAAGGGTGAAGCCTATATCTGTTCTGATGTAGGACAACACCAAATGTTTGCAGCACAATACTATCCTTTCGCGAAACCAAGACAGTGGATTAATTCAGGCGGGCTTGGCACCATGGGATTTGGTTTACCTGCAGCGATGGGCGTAAAACTCGCCTTTCCGGAAAGTCATGTTGTTTGTGTTACGGGTGATGGTTCAATTCAAATGAATATTCAAGAGTTATCAACTTGTTTGCAATATCGATTACCTGTCGTCATTGTATCATTAAATAACCGTTCTCTAGGTATGGTACGACAATGGCAAGATATGATTTACGGGGGACGTCACTCATCGTCTTATATGGAATCATTACCAGACTTTGTAAAGCTTGCAGAAGCGTATGGTCACGTTGGTATTCAAATTAATCAATTGTCCGAGTTAAATGAAAAATTAACGGAAGCATTTGAGATAAAAGATCGTTTAGTGTTTGTAGATATTTTAGTTGATGAATTAGAACACGTTTATCCAATGCAAATTAGACATGGAGCAGTAGATGACATGTGGTTACGTAAAGGAGTAAAAGCATAA
- the ilvN gene encoding acetolactate synthase small subunit, with the protein MRRILAILLENEPGSLSRIVGLFSQRAFNIESLTVAPTEDQSLSRITITTRGDDRVLEQIVKQVNKLIDVIKITDLTDRDHVEREILLIKVLAMNDKSRTEVTRITDIFRGAIVDIGKQVYTIQLTGNDKKLNAFITALANETEIIESARSGTVGVARGEKALRI; encoded by the coding sequence ATGCGACGTATACTTGCAATATTATTAGAAAATGAGCCTGGTTCATTGTCACGCATCGTTGGTTTATTTTCTCAACGAGCGTTTAACATAGAAAGTTTAACGGTTGCACCAACTGAAGATCAAAGTTTATCTCGGATCACAATTACCACACGCGGTGATGATCGGGTGTTGGAACAAATAGTAAAACAAGTAAATAAGCTTATAGATGTAATAAAGATAACCGATCTAACAGATAGAGATCATGTAGAGCGCGAAATATTGTTAATTAAAGTGCTCGCTATGAATGACAAATCACGTACTGAAGTAACACGAATCACTGATATTTTTAGAGGAGCTATTGTTGATATTGGCAAGCAGGTATACACCATTCAATTAACAGGCAATGATAAGAAGCTGAATGCTTTTATCACTGCCCTAGCTAATGAAACTGAAATTATCGAATCAGCCCGCTCAGGTACAGTTGGTGTAGCACGCGGTGAAAAAGCGTTACGAATATAA
- a CDS encoding XapX domain-containing protein produces the protein MAEIALALFAGALVGLIFSIVKLPLPAPPVLSGIAGIVGIYLGGSLYHWIIEQFFS, from the coding sequence ATGGCAGAAATTGCACTCGCACTATTTGCAGGTGCGCTTGTAGGATTGATATTTTCAATCGTCAAGCTACCACTTCCAGCACCACCGGTGCTATCAGGAATAGCAGGCATTGTCGGTATTTATCTCGGTGGTTCACTTTACCACTGGATCATCGAACAATTTTTTAGCTAA
- the aroG gene encoding 3-deoxy-7-phosphoheptulonate synthase AroG, with protein sequence MFYQTDDVRIEKIKELLPPVALLERFPGSEKASETVFSGRAAISKIFNHQDDRLLVVIGPCSIHDPEAAVEYGKRLVALREKYKDNLEIVMRVYFEKPRTTVGWKGLINDPYLDNSFKLNDGLRIGRKLLADLNDLGLPTAGEFLDMITPQYMADFMCWGAIGARTTESQVHRELASGLSCPVGFKNGTDGTIKIAIDAIGSAAASHHFLSVTKFGHSAIVQTTGNPDCHIILRGGKAPNYDADSVKQVTDQLEASKLNTKIMIDFSHGNSSKKFENQMLVSANVSEQIANGNHNIFGVMVESHLVEGRQDLVDGKAEVYGQSITDACIGWQDTETLLAQLNDAVAKRRL encoded by the coding sequence ATGTTCTACCAAACAGACGATGTGCGCATCGAAAAAATTAAAGAATTGTTACCTCCAGTGGCGTTATTGGAGCGATTTCCTGGTTCAGAAAAAGCATCTGAAACAGTGTTTAGTGGTAGAGCTGCTATCAGTAAAATATTTAATCACCAAGATGATCGATTGCTAGTAGTTATTGGTCCTTGTTCAATTCACGATCCAGAAGCTGCAGTTGAGTATGGCAAACGCTTAGTCGCATTGAGAGAGAAGTATAAAGATAATCTTGAAATCGTTATGCGCGTATATTTTGAAAAACCGCGTACAACTGTTGGTTGGAAAGGGTTAATTAATGATCCATATTTGGATAATAGCTTTAAATTAAATGATGGTTTACGTATTGGCCGTAAATTACTTGCTGATCTTAATGATTTAGGATTACCAACAGCTGGCGAGTTTTTAGATATGATCACGCCACAATACATGGCAGATTTTATGTGTTGGGGCGCGATTGGTGCTCGAACGACAGAGAGCCAAGTGCACAGAGAGTTAGCCTCTGGATTGTCTTGTCCTGTTGGTTTTAAAAATGGTACAGACGGTACCATTAAAATTGCCATCGATGCGATTGGCTCTGCTGCAGCATCTCATCATTTTTTATCGGTGACTAAATTTGGTCATTCGGCAATTGTTCAAACGACTGGAAATCCAGACTGTCACATCATCTTACGTGGTGGTAAAGCGCCAAATTATGATGCAGATAGTGTAAAACAAGTAACAGATCAACTTGAGGCTTCAAAATTAAATACCAAAATAATGATTGATTTTAGCCATGGCAATTCAAGTAAAAAATTTGAAAATCAAATGCTAGTAAGTGCAAATGTTAGTGAACAAATTGCTAATGGAAATCATAATATATTTGGTGTAATGGTAGAGAGTCACTTAGTAGAAGGTCGACAAGATCTTGTCGACGGAAAAGCTGAAGTATATGGTCAATCTATAACTGATGCGTGTATCGGTTGGCAAGACACTGAAACATTATTAGCTCAGCTTAATGATGCGGTCGCTAAACGCAGATTGTAG